A window of Nicotiana tabacum cultivar K326 chromosome 24, ASM71507v2, whole genome shotgun sequence contains these coding sequences:
- the LOC107774302 gene encoding heat shock cognate 70 kDa protein 2-like isoform X2: MERDMEFVLDELMINSGNVVENVTETLNSIPSELKRLLQMLKDFAAKVLVTLKNVGGEVLLTLKNVGGEVLLTLKNIGGQMVVTLKNIGGGFASWFNRMFPPGTRIEKIKEWCKFALCFIGMLVIVYASFYAGKVGAAIMKNIFGDGFPSWCTMVFPPGTRVETIKEWCQVALCIIKFLLCSTEQDDESFRAGKMVATVKNFGDGFADVFPPPGTKIHKIKEWCQAASPFIGLLLRWLQQDAETYYQGVKSQLELTNLEDESSMYAAVLGLILLLPNYVKERCDKIKPGKGQGPIIGIDLGTTYSSVGVWQHDRVEIIANDQGNRMTPSYVSFTDLERLIGDAAEKEVARNPTNTVFAAKRLIGRRFSDASVQSDMKLWPFQIGAVAGDKPPRIGVYYKGEKKQFTAEEISSMVLMKMKEIAEAFLGTSVRNAVVTVPAYFNDSQRQATKDAGVIAGLNVMHIINEPTAAALAYYGLDNKATSVAEKNVLIFDLGGGTFDVSILTIVEGSTFEVKATAGDTSLGGEDFTNRLVNHFVQEFKIKSTKDITGNPMALQRLRTACESAKRTLSSAAQTTIEIVSLYEGIDLSSTITRAKFEELNMDLFAKCMTSVEDCLRDALMIQSSVHDVVLIGGSTKIPKVQQLLQDLFNGKKLCKSINPDEAVAYGAVVHAAILSGERKVQDLLVLDVTPLSLSVRSDTSHDMSVTLIPKNTTIPTRKHFTTPHTIQVFEGEKVAKITDNNLLGEFELSGVPPKSPQITACFHIDADGILNVSTEDTTDGQNNNLFPVSKKKKKNAITVTNNKGRLSKEEIEKMVQEAEKYKSQDEEHKRKVKAKNALENYSNSMRKAVKDYKEKIEDATEQSNQWLNGNHLVGPDQIEGKLKELQSLCNSMTAKMYPEAGGDM; encoded by the exons ATGGAGAGAGACATGGAATTCGTACTAGACGAATTGATGATCAATTCAGGGAACGTGGTAGAAAATGTAACGGAGACACTTAACTCAATACCAAGTGAGTTAAAAAGATTGTTGCAGATGCTAAAGGATTTTGCTGCCAAAGTGTTAGTGACGCTAAAGAATGTTGGTGGCGAAGTGTTATTGACGCTAAAGAATGTTGGTGGCGAAGTGTTACTGACGCTGAAGAATATCGGAGGACAAATGGTGGTGACATTAAAGAATATTGGTGGTGGATTTGCTAGTTGGTTTAATAGGATGTTTCCGCCGGGAACTAGAATCGAAAAGATCAAAGAATGGTGTAAGTTTGCTTTATGCTTCATAGGGATGCTAGTTATTGTTTATGCAAGCTTTTATGCTGGAAAAGTAGGGGCGGcaataatgaagaatattttTGGCGATGGATTTCCTAGTTGGTGTACTATGGTGTTTCCGCCGGGAACTAGGGTCGAAACGATCAAAGAATGGTGTCAGGTTGCTTTATGCATCATAAAGTTTCTGCTGTGTTCGACTGAACAAGATGATGAAAGCTTTCGTGCTGGAAAAATGGTGGCGACAGTAAAGAATTTTGGTGATGGATTTGCTGACGTGTTTCCGCCGCCGGGAACTAAAATCCATAAGATCAAAGAATGGTGTCAGGCTGCTTCACCTTTCATAGGGTTGCTGCTGCGGTGGCTTCAACAAGATGCTGAAACCTATTATCAGGGAGTGAAATCGCAGCTAGAGCTGACTAATTTAGAGGATGAAAGCTCTATGTATGCGGCGGTACTGGGACTGATACTGCTACTGCCCAATTATGTGAAGGAAAGATGTGATAAAATTAAGCCAG GAAAAGGACAAGGACCGATAATCGGAATCGATCTCGGCACTACATACTCATCCGTCGGCGTGTGGCAACACGACCGTGTTGAAATCATTGCCAATGATCAAGGTAACAGAATGACGCCATCCTACGTTAGTTTCACTGATTTGGAGCGTCTCATTGGTGATGCCGCCGAAAAAGAAGTCGCTAGGAACCCTACCAACACTGTCTTTG CTGCTAAAAGGTTGATAGGTAGGAGATTTAGTGATGCCTCTGTGCAGAGTGACATGAAGTTGTGGCCATTCCAGATTGGTGCTGTTGCTGGTGATAAGCCACCGAGGATTGGAGTCTACTACAAGGGTGAGAAGAAACAGTTTACTGCTGAGGAGATCTCATCTATGGTGCTCATGAAGATGAAAGAGATTGCTGAAGCCTTCCTTGGCACAAGTGTTAGGAATGCTGTGGTTACTGTTCCAGCCTACTTCAATGACTCTCAGCGTCAGGCCACCAAGGATGCTGGTGTTATTGCAGGCCTGAATGTGATGCATATTATTAATGAACCTACAGCAGCTGCCCTTGCTTATTATGGTCTTGATAACAAGGCTACAAGTGTTGCTGAGAAGAATGTGCTAATCTTTGATCTTGGTGGCGGCACATTTGATGTCTCTATTCTAACAATTGTGGAAGGTAGTACCTTTGAGGTGAAAGCTACTGCTGGAGACACCAGCCTTGGAGGTGAGGACTTCACCAATAGGTTGGTTAACCATTTTGTTCAGGAATTCAAGATAAAGAGCACAAAGGATATCACTGGTAATCCTATGGCGCTCCAAAGGTTGAGAACTGCATGTGAGAGTGCAAAAAGGACTCTTTCATCCGCTGCTCAGACCACCATTGAAATTGTCTCTCTGTACGAGGGTATTGACCTTTCTTCCACCATCACACGTGCTAAATTTGAAGAGCTTAACATGGATCTGTTTGCAAAGTGTATGACATCAGTTGAGGACTGTTTGAGGGACGCTCTGATGATCCAGAGCTCAGTTCATGATGTCGTCCTGATTGGTGGCTCCACTAAAATCCCAAAGGTCCAACAACTTTTGCAGGACCTTTTCAATGGGAAGAAGCTATGCAAGAGCATCAACCCTGATGAGGCTGTTGCTTATGGTGCTGTAGTGCATGCTGCAATTTTAAGTGGGGAGCGTAAGGTGCAGGATCTTTTGGTGTTGGATGTTACCCCTCTTTCCCTTAGTGTGAGATCTGATACTTCTCATGACATGTCTGTAACATTGATTCCCAAAAACACCACTATCCCAACAAGGAAACACTTTACAACCCCCCACACGATTCAGGTCTTTGAAGGTGAGAAAGTAGCGAAGATCACGGACAATAACTTGCTTGGCGAATTCGAGCTCTCTGGCGTCCCTCCTAAAAGTCCTCAAATCACAGCGTGCTTTCACATTGATGCTGATGGTATCTTGAATGTCTCTACTGAGGACACGACAGATGGCCAGAATAACAATCTTTTTCCTgtttcgaagaagaagaagaagaacgcgATTACAGTCACCAATAACAAGGGCAGACTCTCGAAGGAGGAGATCGAGAAGATGGTTCAGGAAGCAGAGAAGTACAAATCTCAGGATGAGGAACACAAGAGGAAGGTCAAGGCAAAGAATGCTTTGGAGAACTACTCAAACAGTATGAGGAAAGCTGTGAAAGATtacaaggagaagattgaagaTGCCACCGAGCAAAGCAACCAATGGCTCAACGGCAACCACCTTGTTGGGCCTGATCAAATTGAGGGCAAACTGAAGGAGCTACAGAGCCTCTGCAACTCAATGACTGCAAAAATGTACCCTGAGGCAGGAGGCGATATGTAA
- the LOC107774302 gene encoding heat shock cognate 70 kDa protein 2-like isoform X1, with protein sequence MERDMEFVLDELMINSGNVVENVTETLNSIPSELKRLLQMLKDFAAKVLVTLKNVGGEVLLTLKNVGGEVLLTLKNIGGQMVVTLKNIGGGFASWFNRMFPPGTRIEKIKEWCKFALCFIGMLVIVYASFYAGKVGAAIMKNIFGDGFPSWCTMVFPPGTRVETIKEWCQVALCIIKFLLCSTEQDDESFRAGKMVATVKNFGDGFADVFPPPGTKIHKIKEWCQAASPFIGLLLRWLQQDAETYYQGVKSQLELTNLEDESSMYAAVLGLILLLPNYVKERCDKIKPVAGKGQGPIIGIDLGTTYSSVGVWQHDRVEIIANDQGNRMTPSYVSFTDLERLIGDAAEKEVARNPTNTVFAAKRLIGRRFSDASVQSDMKLWPFQIGAVAGDKPPRIGVYYKGEKKQFTAEEISSMVLMKMKEIAEAFLGTSVRNAVVTVPAYFNDSQRQATKDAGVIAGLNVMHIINEPTAAALAYYGLDNKATSVAEKNVLIFDLGGGTFDVSILTIVEGSTFEVKATAGDTSLGGEDFTNRLVNHFVQEFKIKSTKDITGNPMALQRLRTACESAKRTLSSAAQTTIEIVSLYEGIDLSSTITRAKFEELNMDLFAKCMTSVEDCLRDALMIQSSVHDVVLIGGSTKIPKVQQLLQDLFNGKKLCKSINPDEAVAYGAVVHAAILSGERKVQDLLVLDVTPLSLSVRSDTSHDMSVTLIPKNTTIPTRKHFTTPHTIQVFEGEKVAKITDNNLLGEFELSGVPPKSPQITACFHIDADGILNVSTEDTTDGQNNNLFPVSKKKKKNAITVTNNKGRLSKEEIEKMVQEAEKYKSQDEEHKRKVKAKNALENYSNSMRKAVKDYKEKIEDATEQSNQWLNGNHLVGPDQIEGKLKELQSLCNSMTAKMYPEAGGDM encoded by the exons ATGGAGAGAGACATGGAATTCGTACTAGACGAATTGATGATCAATTCAGGGAACGTGGTAGAAAATGTAACGGAGACACTTAACTCAATACCAAGTGAGTTAAAAAGATTGTTGCAGATGCTAAAGGATTTTGCTGCCAAAGTGTTAGTGACGCTAAAGAATGTTGGTGGCGAAGTGTTATTGACGCTAAAGAATGTTGGTGGCGAAGTGTTACTGACGCTGAAGAATATCGGAGGACAAATGGTGGTGACATTAAAGAATATTGGTGGTGGATTTGCTAGTTGGTTTAATAGGATGTTTCCGCCGGGAACTAGAATCGAAAAGATCAAAGAATGGTGTAAGTTTGCTTTATGCTTCATAGGGATGCTAGTTATTGTTTATGCAAGCTTTTATGCTGGAAAAGTAGGGGCGGcaataatgaagaatattttTGGCGATGGATTTCCTAGTTGGTGTACTATGGTGTTTCCGCCGGGAACTAGGGTCGAAACGATCAAAGAATGGTGTCAGGTTGCTTTATGCATCATAAAGTTTCTGCTGTGTTCGACTGAACAAGATGATGAAAGCTTTCGTGCTGGAAAAATGGTGGCGACAGTAAAGAATTTTGGTGATGGATTTGCTGACGTGTTTCCGCCGCCGGGAACTAAAATCCATAAGATCAAAGAATGGTGTCAGGCTGCTTCACCTTTCATAGGGTTGCTGCTGCGGTGGCTTCAACAAGATGCTGAAACCTATTATCAGGGAGTGAAATCGCAGCTAGAGCTGACTAATTTAGAGGATGAAAGCTCTATGTATGCGGCGGTACTGGGACTGATACTGCTACTGCCCAATTATGTGAAGGAAAGATGTGATAAAATTAAGCCAG TGGCAGGAAAAGGACAAGGACCGATAATCGGAATCGATCTCGGCACTACATACTCATCCGTCGGCGTGTGGCAACACGACCGTGTTGAAATCATTGCCAATGATCAAGGTAACAGAATGACGCCATCCTACGTTAGTTTCACTGATTTGGAGCGTCTCATTGGTGATGCCGCCGAAAAAGAAGTCGCTAGGAACCCTACCAACACTGTCTTTG CTGCTAAAAGGTTGATAGGTAGGAGATTTAGTGATGCCTCTGTGCAGAGTGACATGAAGTTGTGGCCATTCCAGATTGGTGCTGTTGCTGGTGATAAGCCACCGAGGATTGGAGTCTACTACAAGGGTGAGAAGAAACAGTTTACTGCTGAGGAGATCTCATCTATGGTGCTCATGAAGATGAAAGAGATTGCTGAAGCCTTCCTTGGCACAAGTGTTAGGAATGCTGTGGTTACTGTTCCAGCCTACTTCAATGACTCTCAGCGTCAGGCCACCAAGGATGCTGGTGTTATTGCAGGCCTGAATGTGATGCATATTATTAATGAACCTACAGCAGCTGCCCTTGCTTATTATGGTCTTGATAACAAGGCTACAAGTGTTGCTGAGAAGAATGTGCTAATCTTTGATCTTGGTGGCGGCACATTTGATGTCTCTATTCTAACAATTGTGGAAGGTAGTACCTTTGAGGTGAAAGCTACTGCTGGAGACACCAGCCTTGGAGGTGAGGACTTCACCAATAGGTTGGTTAACCATTTTGTTCAGGAATTCAAGATAAAGAGCACAAAGGATATCACTGGTAATCCTATGGCGCTCCAAAGGTTGAGAACTGCATGTGAGAGTGCAAAAAGGACTCTTTCATCCGCTGCTCAGACCACCATTGAAATTGTCTCTCTGTACGAGGGTATTGACCTTTCTTCCACCATCACACGTGCTAAATTTGAAGAGCTTAACATGGATCTGTTTGCAAAGTGTATGACATCAGTTGAGGACTGTTTGAGGGACGCTCTGATGATCCAGAGCTCAGTTCATGATGTCGTCCTGATTGGTGGCTCCACTAAAATCCCAAAGGTCCAACAACTTTTGCAGGACCTTTTCAATGGGAAGAAGCTATGCAAGAGCATCAACCCTGATGAGGCTGTTGCTTATGGTGCTGTAGTGCATGCTGCAATTTTAAGTGGGGAGCGTAAGGTGCAGGATCTTTTGGTGTTGGATGTTACCCCTCTTTCCCTTAGTGTGAGATCTGATACTTCTCATGACATGTCTGTAACATTGATTCCCAAAAACACCACTATCCCAACAAGGAAACACTTTACAACCCCCCACACGATTCAGGTCTTTGAAGGTGAGAAAGTAGCGAAGATCACGGACAATAACTTGCTTGGCGAATTCGAGCTCTCTGGCGTCCCTCCTAAAAGTCCTCAAATCACAGCGTGCTTTCACATTGATGCTGATGGTATCTTGAATGTCTCTACTGAGGACACGACAGATGGCCAGAATAACAATCTTTTTCCTgtttcgaagaagaagaagaagaacgcgATTACAGTCACCAATAACAAGGGCAGACTCTCGAAGGAGGAGATCGAGAAGATGGTTCAGGAAGCAGAGAAGTACAAATCTCAGGATGAGGAACACAAGAGGAAGGTCAAGGCAAAGAATGCTTTGGAGAACTACTCAAACAGTATGAGGAAAGCTGTGAAAGATtacaaggagaagattgaagaTGCCACCGAGCAAAGCAACCAATGGCTCAACGGCAACCACCTTGTTGGGCCTGATCAAATTGAGGGCAAACTGAAGGAGCTACAGAGCCTCTGCAACTCAATGACTGCAAAAATGTACCCTGAGGCAGGAGGCGATATGTAA